AGTTCAAACCTGGTAAATTTGCCGAAGCTCAACAACTCTACGAACAAGCTGTGTCTACCTATACTCAAGGTTTCCAAGGAGCTTATTTACTGCAAAAACCAGGTACGGAAGAAGGTATTGCTGTAATTATGTGGGAAAGAATCGAGGATATGGATCAAAACCAAACACAGGTCTATCAAAAAATCTTAGAGCAAATACAAGACTTATTTGTTAGACCTCCTGTTATTTCTTTTTATGAGGTTTGTAGCGAAATTGAAGCCGATAATTAAAAGGGAATTTCATCTAAATTTTCGTCAGAGACTGGAGGAGAAGAGGTTGTTAAATCGGTCATTTCTTCTGGCGTCTCATCAGTTGGTGTCTTCGGTTTAAACGAATCTATGGGTACTACGTTATTTGTAGTAGCAGATGGAGACAGGGGATAAACCTGGGAAAGGGTTAATTCGGCGCGTTTTTCTTTGAATCCCTCAGGACTTTCGAAATTTTTCATGGATAAACGCCCCATGAGAATCACTTGGTCCCCTTCAGTGTATTTTTCTTTAATTTCTGAAGCGAGATTTCCCCAACCTACGGCTTTTAAGGTACTAGGAGGGTCGTTCGGTCCTAAACCATCGATCTCTATGAGCATTTGAGCGATCGGTAGTTGATTATCTTGAGCATAGCGCAGCTCGGGATTACTAATAATTTTAGCCATTAAAATGCAACTATTCATCGGTAGAAGACCCTAATTTTAACTCTTAGAACAATTGTACTAGTGAACGACAGTTATGTATCATTTAACTTCCAATTTAGCTAAACGACTTTTTAAGTCTTGATTTTCTTGTTTTAATTGCTCAATTTCATGACGTAGTTCTTTAATCGCCTGATCTGAGCCCATTTTTTGCTGAACTTTGGTTTTGGCTTCGCTAGCGATACGTTTGACCCTTCCGTCTGAACTTTGAGCGATGAGGTTATCGAGAATGGCGATCGCACCTGGATCTTTCATTTGCCCTAAAGCGGAAATAACGGCTACTTGAGTTAAATAAAAGCTTTCTGAAGCTAAATCCTCTAATATTTGCAGTATTTTCTCAATTTGCTCGGGTTTTTGACCGCTAGCTACCGATCCTATTCCCCGAATTGCCGCTAGACGCAGGGGTTGGGGTACGCCTTTGGCGGTGTATTGGATAATTGTATCAGCCGCTACAGCAGAAGTTTTTAACTGACTTAACCCGGCGATCGCTCCGCTTCTGACTACCTCATTCCAACCGGATTTAGTATTTAAAACCCCTTGCAATAGTTCAATCACTTCAGCTTCTTGATCTTGTAAGTTGCCACCTATCATACTACCAAGAGCTTTAATCGCAGCCGCTTCGTTATAATAGCTGGTGTCTCCCTCGCTTAAACATTGTTTGAGTGTAGCGTAACTCAGGGGAGTTTTATACTTGCTTAAGCTTTCAATAACCGCGCCACGTACTTGGGGATGGGTATCTTGTAAGCCAGTAATCAGGGTGGTCACGCTTTGATCTAGTTTAATTTTAGCGAGTTGTTTGGCTACTTCTTTTCTGACACCCCAAAATGTATCATTAGTAAGGGATTCTCCTAAAGCGGAAATGGCTTCTAATCCTCCCTTTTTAGCGATCGCGATCGCCGCATAAATTCTGCTAATGGGATCGGGATCGTATTTTAGTTGAGCTTTCAATTCTGGTAGAGGGTATTCTAAAGATACAGTCTTAAGATAATTATTCCCCACATCAAAACTGACGAAATCAGGTTTTTTCTCCAGAGGAAAATAGAAACTCTGTTGAGGTTGTTCTAAATTGAGTGTGATAGTTTTTAACTCAATCTGATCGCCTAGGTAACCGAAAGCGACGGGTATACTCAAGTTAAACAAATCTTTCGGGTTATCTTTAGCCTGAGTCTGGGTTACGGTTAATCCTGCTAATTGACCTTGACCGTCCCAACTATAACTGATTTTGAAGTCTGGATGACCACCACGAAAGACGTATTGATCAAAGAGAGGACTTACATTATAACCCGTGGTTTTTTCGATCGCTCTGATTAAATCGACGGTTTCTACGGTTTGATGGGCGTAGTTTTGTACGAATGTAGCGATACTGCGATCGAATAACTCATCTCCCAAAAGCGTACGAATCATATGATAAACACAAGCGCCTTTTTCGTAGAGATGGCGATCGTATAGTTCAATCGCTTCACGGTAGACGTTAGTAACGATGGGACGACGATAACGAGAAGCGTCTTCTTGAATATAACTGCGCGCTTCCCCGAGGAGATAATAAGCTGCTGCATCTTTACCGTATTCTACTTCCGTCCAGAGCACCTCTGCATAGGAAGCCATACCCTCTTTTAGCCAAGCGTGGGACCAATGTTTAAT
This genomic window from Gloeocapsa sp. PCC 73106 contains:
- a CDS encoding single-stranded DNA-binding protein; amino-acid sequence: MNSCILMAKIISNPELRYAQDNQLPIAQMLIEIDGLGPNDPPSTLKAVGWGNLASEIKEKYTEGDQVILMGRLSMKNFESPEGFKEKRAELTLSQVYPLSPSATTNNVVPIDSFKPKTPTDETPEEMTDLTTSSPPVSDENLDEIPF
- a CDS encoding M1 family metallopeptidase, with the protein product MSHIHFDAEEKQRKSFELPGAKPHYNPDRPGQVEHIFLDISLNIPQATLEGTCYITLKPLRQGVKQLTLDAVELKINSVLIDSISQTFDHDGQKLNVYLQQPTTSTEIKLAIAYSVTQPQRGIYFIQPDSDYPHKTTQVWTQGEDEDSRYWFPCFDYPGQLATSEIRVRIAKPYLAISNGELIATETSEHETIYHWLQRQVHPTYLMTLAVGDFAVIEDQWQDIPVNYYVAKGREADAQRSMGKTPQMIEFFSQKFGYPYPYPKYYQVCVDDFIFGGMENTSTTLLTDRCLLDAKAATDNTRTESLVAHELAHQWFGDLVVIKHWSHAWLKEGMASYAEVLWTEVEYGKDAAAYYLLGEARSYIQEDASRYRRPIVTNVYREAIELYDRHLYEKGACVYHMIRTLLGDELFDRSIATFVQNYAHQTVETVDLIRAIEKTTGYNVSPLFDQYVFRGGHPDFKISYSWDGQGQLAGLTVTQTQAKDNPKDLFNLSIPVAFGYLGDQIELKTITLNLEQPQQSFYFPLEKKPDFVSFDVGNNYLKTVSLEYPLPELKAQLKYDPDPISRIYAAIAIAKKGGLEAISALGESLTNDTFWGVRKEVAKQLAKIKLDQSVTTLITGLQDTHPQVRGAVIESLSKYKTPLSYATLKQCLSEGDTSYYNEAAAIKALGSMIGGNLQDQEAEVIELLQGVLNTKSGWNEVVRSGAIAGLSQLKTSAVAADTIIQYTAKGVPQPLRLAAIRGIGSVASGQKPEQIEKILQILEDLASESFYLTQVAVISALGQMKDPGAIAILDNLIAQSSDGRVKRIASEAKTKVQQKMGSDQAIKELRHEIEQLKQENQDLKSRLAKLEVK